In the genome of Montipora foliosa isolate CH-2021 chromosome 3, ASM3666993v2, whole genome shotgun sequence, one region contains:
- the LOC137997002 gene encoding frizzled-4-like, with protein sequence MKVRRRSVPIFSRIFGSLFVILICLPRLQGKKLKCQKITITLCANIGYNTTSFPNFLGQENQEDAAAKIQEFSPLVAVNCAPQLRFFLCSVFAPMCSEGLDNPLYSCKSMCEAARNGCSPVMKKFGFDWPGTLDCNRMPVQGDPRAKSDTSKLCMAAPNMHHSPVNMSEFLKTLDTMDPKYREVLQKLGAGSWGRDQTTAAPITDTDSQEIDSNVTYTTRVVTTREMCHNNTRNALKEKFIAVDKYEEFMCVPRCGENVYYTWSNRRFVESWITVWSVLCFISTGLTVLTFVIDTSRFKYPERPIIFLSLCYNLYSIGYIVRAIAGTEKIICDKTKQHVVMSGMNIADHVGCSAVFLLLYYFGMASALWWVVLTFAWFLAAGLKWGQEAIEAKATYFHIAAWTVPAIQTIIVLILRKVDADELSGLCYVGNSDKKNLGGYVLAPLSLYLILGTLFLLAGFIALFRIRTVLKNKETDTNKLEKLMVRIGVFSVLYTVPVTSVVACYFYEHANMERWRTNVLRCQGVERCVEDQGPSVELSTVKYFMLLAVGITSNMWVWSTKTFQSWRGFYRKKCGGNDSNSADKRPLTPQTLNSASTYKSTQARTAVNQPYSYAFNAPVLRSQSSSTAGAGMAVPSPSLPLSKASSVAAAQTV encoded by the coding sequence ATGAAGGTCCGAAGGAGATCAGTGCCTATTTTCAGCCGTATTTTCGGATCTCTTTTCGTCATTTTGATTTGCTTGCCTAGACTGCAGGgtaagaaattaaaatgtcaGAAAATTACGATTACTCTTTGTGCTAACATCGGCTACAACACGACGAGCTTTCCCAACTTCTTGGGTCAAGAAAACCAGGAGGACGCCGCAGCGAAAATTCAAGAGTTCTCTCCGTTGGTGGCGGTCAATTGTGCGCCCCAGTTGCGGTTCTTTCTGTGTTCGGTTTTTGCACCTATGTGCTCTGAGGGACTAGACAACCCACTTTACTCCTGCAAATCGATGTGCGAAGCAGCACGAAATGGCTGCTCTCCTGTGATGAAGAAGTTTGGATTCGACTGGCCTGGTACTCTAGACTGTAATCGAATGCCTGTTCAAGGTGACCCCCGAGCTAAGAGTGATACGAGTAAACTGTGCATGGCAGCGCCCAACATGCACCACAGCCCTGTAAACATGTCAGAATTCTTGAAAACCCTCGACACTATGGACCCCAAGTATAGGGAGGTGTTGCAAAAGTTAGGGGCTGGCTCATGGGGAAGAGATCAGACAACGGCTGCTCCGATAACCGACACTGACTCGCAAGAAATCGATTCGAACGTGACTTACACGACAAGGGTTGTGACCACGCGAGAAATGTGCCACAACAACACCAGAAACGCATTGAAAGAGAAATTTATAGCTGTTGATAAGTACGAAGAGTTTATGTGCGTTCCCAGATGCGGCGAGAATGTCTACTACACATGGAGCAATCGACGTTTCGTAGAGAGTTGGATCACCGTATGGTCTGTATTGTGTTTCATCTCTACTGGGTTGACTGTCTTAACATTTGTTATAGACACTTCAAGATTCAAGTACCCTGAGCGACCCATTATTTTTTTATCCTTGTGTTATAACCTTTACTCTATAGGCTACATCGTGCGCGCGATCGCCGGAACGGAGAAAATTATTTGCGACAAAACGAAACAACATGTGGTTATGTCAGGTATGAACATTGCGGATCACGTCGGCTGCTCggctgtttttcttttgctttattattTCGGGATGGCCTCAGCCCTGTGGTGGGTTGTTCTCACATTTGCTTGGTTCCTGGCCGCGGGTTTGAAGTGGGGACAAGAGGCCATCGAAGCAAAAGCCACATACTTCCACATCGCAGCTTGGACTGTACCTGCAATTCAAACTATCATCGTGCTTATCCTTAGAAAAGTAGACGCAGATGAGCTTAGCGGCCTATGTTATGTCGGCAATAGCGATAAGAAAAACCTAGGGGGCTACGTGTTAGCCCCTTTATCTCTTTACCTCATCCTGGGGACACTATTTCTCTTGGCTGGTTTCATCGCGCTCTTCCGAATCCGAACAGTTTTAAAGAACAAAGAAACCGACACAAATAAACTCGAGAAGCTTATGGTTCGAATCGGCGTGTTTTCTGTTTTATACACCGTGCCAGTTACCTCTGTGGTTGCTTGCTATTTTTACGAGCACGCTAACATGGAACGATGGCGCACAAACGTTTTGCGTTGTCAGGGCGTCGAGAGGTGTGTGGAAGATCAGGGACCAAGCGTAGAGCTATCCACAGTGAAATACTTTATGCTCTTAGCCGTGGGTATTACTTCCAACATGTGGGTTTGGTCTACGAAAACGTTCCAGTCATGGCGAGGATTTTATAGAAAGAAATGCGGAGGAAACGACTCGAATTCCGCGGATAAAAGGCCTCTGACGCCTCAAACACTCAACTCAGCGAGCACTTATAAATCTACTCAAGCGCGAACCGCCGTAAACCAGCCATATTCTTATGCATTTAACGCGCCCGTCCTTCGTTCACAAAGTTCTTCAACAGCTGGTGCAGGAATGGCTGTTCCCTCTCCCAGCTTGCCGCTGAGCAAAGCAAGTAGCGTAGCCGCTGCTCAAACAGTGTGA